The following are encoded together in the Mammaliicoccus vitulinus genome:
- a CDS encoding glycine--tRNA ligase, which yields MANDMDKVVTLAKHRGFVFPGSEIYGGLANTWDYGPLGVELKNNIKKAWWQKFVQQSPYNVGLDAAILMNPRTWEASGHLSNFNDPMIDNKDSKIRYRADKLIEDYMQNVEGDEHFIADGMSFDEMKQLIDDKGITCPESGTANWTDIRQFNLMFKTFQGVTESSTNEIFLRPETAQGIFVNYKNVQRSMRKKLPFGIAQVGKSFRNEITPGNFIFRTREFEQMELEFFCKPGTEIEWQNFWKEYAAKWLKDLGIKEENTKLRDHDEDELSHYSNATTDIEYKFPFGWGELWGIASRTDFDLKQHSEFSGEDFKYHDQETGEKFIPYCIEPSLGADRVTLAFLCDAYEEENEGEKEQRTVLHFHPALAPYKAAILPLSKKLSPDAIKVYEKLSEKFAIDFDESQSIGKRYRRQDEIGTPYCITFDFDSLEDNQVTVRDRDTMEQVRMPIDEVESFLAEKIRF from the coding sequence ATGGCAAATGATATGGACAAAGTAGTAACGTTAGCAAAACACAGAGGATTTGTATTCCCTGGTAGTGAAATTTATGGTGGTTTAGCAAATACTTGGGATTACGGTCCACTAGGTGTTGAATTAAAAAATAATATTAAAAAAGCATGGTGGCAAAAATTCGTACAACAATCTCCATATAATGTTGGTTTAGATGCTGCAATCTTAATGAATCCAAGAACATGGGAAGCTTCAGGACATTTATCTAACTTTAATGATCCTATGATAGACAACAAAGATTCTAAAATTCGTTACAGAGCAGATAAATTAATTGAAGATTATATGCAAAATGTTGAAGGCGATGAGCACTTTATCGCTGATGGCATGAGCTTCGATGAAATGAAACAACTTATTGATGATAAAGGTATTACATGTCCTGAAAGTGGTACAGCAAACTGGACTGATATTCGTCAATTCAACTTAATGTTCAAAACATTCCAAGGTGTTACAGAATCTTCAACAAATGAAATTTTCTTACGCCCTGAAACTGCACAAGGTATTTTCGTAAACTATAAAAATGTTCAACGTTCAATGCGCAAAAAATTACCATTTGGTATCGCTCAAGTTGGTAAATCATTCAGAAACGAAATTACACCAGGTAACTTCATTTTCAGAACGAGAGAATTCGAACAAATGGAACTTGAATTCTTCTGTAAACCAGGTACTGAAATCGAATGGCAAAACTTCTGGAAAGAGTATGCTGCAAAATGGTTAAAAGATTTAGGTATTAAAGAAGAAAATACTAAATTACGTGACCATGACGAAGATGAATTAAGTCACTACTCTAATGCTACAACTGATATCGAATATAAATTCCCATTCGGTTGGGGTGAACTATGGGGTATCGCTTCAAGAACAGATTTCGACTTAAAACAACATAGTGAATTTAGTGGTGAAGACTTCAAATATCACGACCAAGAAACTGGTGAAAAGTTCATACCATATTGTATCGAACCTTCATTAGGTGCTGATCGTGTGACATTAGCATTCTTATGTGATGCATACGAAGAAGAAAACGAAGGTGAAAAAGAACAACGTACAGTGTTACACTTCCACCCTGCGTTAGCACCATATAAAGCAGCTATCTTACCATTAAGTAAAAAGCTTTCACCAGACGCGATTAAAGTATACGAAAAATTAAGCGAAAAATTCGCAATTGATTTTGATGAATCACAATCAATCGGTAAACGTTACCGCAGACAAGATGAAATTGGTACACCATACTGTATTACATTTGACTTCGATTCATTAGAAGACAACCAAGTTACAGTACGTGACAGAGACACAATGGAACAAGTGCGTATGCCAATCGATGAAGTTGAAAGCTTCTTAGCTGAAAAAATCAGATTCTAA
- a CDS encoding helix-turn-helix transcriptional regulator produces MRVIELNQRQEKIVQIVKNNGPITGEKIADRLNLTRATLRPDLAILTMAGYLDARPRVGYFYTGKSSTQLLSDSIKKMTIKESMAIPVVIEESVSVYEAICKMFLEDVGTLFVINKEGYLIGVCSRKDLLRAAIGGQSLKETPVSINMSRMPNITVCLEDDLLIYAAKLLIDKQIDALPVVKKLKGDKMKVKGRITKTTITRAFVSLIEDE; encoded by the coding sequence GTGAGAGTTATCGAATTAAATCAAAGACAAGAAAAAATTGTACAAATTGTTAAAAACAATGGACCTATTACAGGTGAAAAAATAGCTGATCGACTAAATTTGACGAGGGCTACGTTAAGACCTGATTTAGCAATTTTAACAATGGCAGGCTATCTTGATGCAAGACCTAGAGTAGGGTATTTTTATACTGGAAAATCGAGCACACAATTGTTAAGTGATTCAATTAAGAAAATGACAATTAAAGAATCTATGGCTATACCGGTAGTTATAGAAGAAAGTGTTTCTGTATATGAAGCAATATGTAAGATGTTTTTAGAAGATGTTGGTACATTATTTGTTATTAATAAAGAAGGCTATTTAATAGGTGTTTGTTCAAGAAAAGATTTGTTAAGAGCAGCAATAGGCGGTCAAAGTCTGAAAGAAACACCCGTAAGTATAAACATGAGTCGTATGCCTAACATAACCGTATGTTTAGAAGACGATTTACTAATATATGCTGCGAAACTATTAATAGATAAACAAATAGATGCATTACCTGTAGTTAAAAAATTAAAAGGCGATAAGATGAAAGTAAAAGGTAGAATCACTAAAACTACTATTACTCGAGCATTTGTTTCACTTATTGAAGATGAGTAG
- a CDS encoding pyruvate, water dikinase regulatory protein — MEEIRIIIASDSVGETAELVTKACTSQYKTEGNVLDIVRLPYIENENNINEVVSLALEQKSIVVYTLVKPEMRLYLKEKLEENHIKNVDIMGPLMSILGYELNESPLNEPGNIHKLDEDYFKKIEAIEFAVKYDDGRDPRGLPKADIVLIGVSRTSKTPLSQYLAHKRYKVMNVPLVPEVAPPEGLFDIDPKKCIALKINQKNLNAIRRARLIQLGLSDDANYAKDDRIEEELKYFEEIVDKIGCPVLDVSDKAIEETANDIIKIITQQNR; from the coding sequence ATGGAAGAGATAAGAATAATTATAGCATCAGATTCAGTAGGAGAGACGGCCGAACTTGTTACTAAAGCTTGTACTTCTCAGTATAAGACTGAGGGCAATGTATTAGATATTGTGAGATTACCTTATATTGAAAATGAAAATAATATTAATGAAGTGGTTTCATTAGCATTGGAACAAAAATCAATCGTCGTCTATACATTAGTTAAACCTGAAATGAGATTATACTTAAAAGAAAAATTAGAAGAAAATCATATAAAGAATGTAGATATTATGGGTCCATTGATGAGTATATTGGGCTATGAATTAAATGAATCTCCCCTTAATGAACCAGGTAATATTCATAAACTAGATGAAGACTATTTTAAGAAGATTGAAGCGATAGAATTTGCAGTTAAATATGATGATGGAAGAGATCCTAGAGGTTTACCTAAAGCAGATATCGTTTTAATCGGTGTATCTAGAACTTCTAAGACACCACTTTCTCAATATTTAGCGCATAAACGTTATAAGGTGATGAACGTACCTTTAGTGCCTGAAGTTGCGCCACCAGAAGGTTTATTCGATATCGATCCGAAAAAATGCATTGCATTAAAAATCAATCAAAAAAATCTAAATGCGATTAGAAGAGCAAGATTGATTCAGCTAGGTCTCAGCGATGATGCTAACTATGCTAAAGATGATAGAATTGAAGAAGAGTTAAAATACTTTGAAGAAATTGTTGATAAAATTGGATGTCCTGTATTAGATGTTTCAGATAAAGCGATAGAAGAAACAGCTAATGACATTATTAAAATCATTACTCAACAAAACCGTTAA
- the dnaG gene encoding DNA primase produces the protein MRIEQELINEIREKNDILDVVSEYVKLEKRGRNYIGLCPFHDEKTPSFSVSEDKQICHCFGCKKGGNVFQFIQEIKDVSFVDAVRELGDKVDIHIEKQETVATDSMVDDHIKMIEMHELMANNYHYILKHTEEGEAALNYLKSRGFSDELINDRKIGYAPNHSKFTHDFLEKNGYDAVLAFEAGLLSRNDETFDYFDRFRDRIIFPLLNFQGKTVGFSGRTYTDQSPKYLNSPETPIFQKRKMLYNIDRARKFIRQNDEVILLEGFMDVIKSDEADIKQVVATMGTALSKEHIIMVKKLASNVTLLYDGDFAGKEAAINVGKELLNEGLNVFVVNLPKKMDPDDYISEYGSEAFKSFVEGQKQSYVAFKAQQLYYANENNDLKHGQHLEELVNDINLIRSEFLRKKVLQQVADLYKVDVNSLKNRLSPNIVQNNADYYDVVPEMKEKKLDKIGRAEQALLKHFMNHKQLFLEYHSRINQEDFTSLNNRVIFSRLNGYYKNNDVFNISDFSSYIEEHQIMETVMYLDSLLINDEPETDEMEDYIRVISPNEQEENSIEYLNEQLNKAMQAGDFALQRQYLEQIVQYNRNRM, from the coding sequence ATGCGTATAGAACAAGAACTAATAAATGAAATCCGTGAGAAAAATGATATTTTAGATGTTGTAAGTGAATATGTGAAGCTAGAAAAAAGAGGGCGTAACTATATAGGGTTATGTCCTTTCCATGATGAAAAGACACCGTCATTTTCAGTTTCAGAAGATAAACAAATATGTCATTGTTTCGGTTGTAAAAAAGGTGGAAATGTTTTTCAATTTATACAAGAAATTAAAGATGTATCATTTGTCGACGCTGTAAGAGAGTTAGGAGACAAAGTAGATATTCACATCGAAAAGCAAGAAACTGTAGCAACGGATTCAATGGTTGATGACCATATAAAAATGATCGAAATGCACGAACTGATGGCAAATAATTATCATTATATTTTGAAACATACCGAAGAAGGCGAAGCAGCTTTAAACTATTTAAAATCACGTGGATTTAGCGATGAATTAATAAATGATAGAAAAATAGGATACGCACCTAATCATTCTAAATTTACGCATGACTTTTTAGAAAAGAATGGTTATGATGCTGTACTCGCTTTTGAAGCTGGATTGTTAAGTCGCAATGATGAAACATTTGATTACTTTGATAGATTCAGAGATAGGATAATATTCCCGTTGCTCAATTTCCAAGGAAAAACAGTTGGATTTTCAGGAAGAACTTATACTGATCAATCTCCTAAATACTTGAATAGTCCAGAAACACCAATATTCCAAAAAAGAAAAATGTTATATAACATCGATCGCGCCAGAAAATTTATAAGACAAAATGACGAAGTGATTCTTCTTGAAGGTTTTATGGATGTTATTAAATCTGATGAAGCGGATATTAAACAAGTTGTTGCGACTATGGGAACAGCTTTATCAAAAGAACATATTATTATGGTCAAAAAACTGGCATCAAACGTTACTTTACTGTATGATGGAGATTTCGCAGGTAAAGAAGCTGCTATTAATGTAGGTAAAGAACTACTTAATGAAGGTTTAAATGTTTTTGTTGTGAATTTACCTAAAAAAATGGACCCTGATGACTATATTTCTGAATATGGAAGTGAAGCGTTTAAATCATTTGTAGAAGGGCAAAAACAATCTTATGTTGCGTTCAAAGCTCAACAATTATATTATGCCAACGAAAACAATGATTTAAAACATGGACAACATTTAGAAGAATTAGTCAATGATATCAATCTTATTCGTTCAGAATTTTTAAGAAAAAAAGTATTGCAACAAGTAGCTGATTTGTATAAAGTAGATGTTAACAGTCTAAAAAATCGACTATCGCCAAATATTGTTCAAAATAATGCTGATTATTATGATGTCGTTCCTGAAATGAAGGAAAAAAAACTAGATAAAATCGGTAGAGCAGAACAAGCGTTGTTAAAACATTTTATGAATCATAAACAGTTATTTTTAGAATATCATTCTAGGATTAATCAAGAAGACTTCACTTCATTGAATAATAGAGTGATTTTTTCACGTTTAAATGGGTATTATAAGAATAATGATGTTTTTAACATAAGTGATTTTTCAAGTTACATTGAAGAACATCAAATCATGGAGACAGTTATGTACTTAGATTCATTGCTGATCAATGACGAACCAGAAACTGATGAGATGGAAGATTATATTAGAGTCATTAGTCCTAATGAACAAGAAGAAAATTCAATAGAATATTTAAATGAACAATTGAATAAAGCAATGCAAGCAGGCGATTTCGCACTGCAAAGACAGTATTTGGAACAAATTGTACAATATAATCGGAATAGAATGTAA
- the rpoD gene encoding RNA polymerase sigma factor RpoD: MSDKELNKINSANNEAVLTVDQVKHQLIEQGKKAGHLSHEEIADKLQNFEMDPDQMDDFFDLINENEINLINEKDSTDTNDKLNLNDLSAPPGVKINDPVRMYLKEIGRVNLLTAQEEIELAKRIEKGDDVAKSRLAEANLRLVVSIAKRYVGRGMLFLDLIQEGNMGLIKAVEKFDFNKGFKFSTYATWWIRQAITRAIADQARTIRIPVHMVETINKLIRVQRQLLQDLGRDPSPEEIGEEMDLTPEKVREILKIAQEPVSLETPIGEEDDSHLGDFIEDQDAQSPSDHAAYELLKEQLEDVLDTLTDREENVLRLRFGLDDGRTRTLEEVGKVFGVTRERIRQIEAKALRKLRHPSRSKRLKDFMD; this comes from the coding sequence ATGTCTGATAAAGAATTAAACAAAATCAATAGCGCTAATAATGAAGCAGTACTTACTGTAGATCAAGTTAAGCATCAATTAATTGAACAAGGTAAAAAAGCAGGACATTTGAGTCACGAAGAAATTGCAGATAAACTGCAAAACTTTGAAATGGATCCAGATCAAATGGATGATTTCTTTGATTTAATCAATGAGAATGAAATCAATTTGATTAATGAAAAAGACTCTACAGATACTAATGACAAATTAAATTTAAATGACTTAAGTGCTCCTCCAGGTGTAAAAATAAATGACCCAGTTAGAATGTACTTAAAAGAAATTGGACGCGTTAATTTATTAACAGCTCAAGAAGAAATAGAATTGGCTAAACGTATCGAAAAAGGTGACGATGTTGCTAAATCACGCCTTGCTGAAGCTAACTTAAGACTTGTAGTCAGTATTGCGAAACGTTATGTAGGTAGAGGTATGTTGTTCTTAGACCTTATTCAAGAAGGTAATATGGGTCTTATTAAAGCAGTAGAAAAATTCGACTTTAATAAAGGTTTCAAATTCTCAACTTATGCGACTTGGTGGATTCGCCAAGCAATAACAAGAGCTATAGCTGACCAAGCACGTACAATCCGTATTCCAGTTCATATGGTTGAAACTATTAATAAATTAATCCGTGTTCAACGTCAATTACTACAGGATTTAGGAAGAGACCCATCTCCTGAAGAAATCGGTGAAGAAATGGATTTAACACCAGAAAAAGTGCGTGAAATTTTAAAAATAGCACAAGAGCCCGTTTCATTAGAAACACCAATTGGTGAAGAAGATGACAGTCATTTAGGCGACTTCATTGAGGACCAAGATGCTCAAAGCCCATCAGATCATGCTGCATATGAATTGTTAAAAGAACAATTAGAAGATGTTTTAGATACATTAACAGATAGAGAAGAAAATGTATTAAGACTTAGATTTGGTCTTGATGATGGCAGAACAAGAACGCTAGAAGAAGTTGGTAAAGTATTCGGCGTGACGAGAGAACGTATTCGTCAAATCGAAGCAAAAGCATTACGCAAGTTAAGACATCCGTCTAGAAGTAAGCGTTTGAAAGATTTTATGGACTAA
- a CDS encoding c-type cytochrome, whose amino-acid sequence MNRNPVIPFILILLLGVGLIFFMSAHGANKEEEKEGGGGAKTEKFDAATFAKDNCTSCHGQNLEGGMGPKLAGSSKDAGEMKKIIRDGKGSMPAHDEATISNKDLDTLVKYLKEEAK is encoded by the coding sequence ATGAATCGTAATCCTGTTATCCCGTTTATTCTGATTTTATTACTCGGTGTGGGATTAATATTCTTCATGTCAGCACATGGTGCTAACAAGGAGGAAGAAAAAGAAGGCGGAGGCGGTGCGAAAACTGAAAAGTTTGACGCAGCTACATTCGCAAAGGACAATTGTACAAGTTGTCATGGACAAAATCTTGAAGGTGGAATGGGACCTAAACTTGCAGGTAGTTCTAAAGATGCAGGTGAAATGAAAAAAATCATTCGTGACGGTAAAGGCTCAATGCCTGCCCATGATGAAGCGACTATTTCAAATAAAGATTTAGACACACTTGTCAAATACTTGAAAGAAGAAGCTAAATAA
- a CDS encoding tRNA (adenine(22)-N(1))-methyltransferase, with protein sequence MIQINKRLTKVSEYLNHNKLADIGSDHAYLPIYAIQNGFINKAIAGEVVKGPFLAAQHNTKIYGMTDIIEVKLGDGLEVIDDTIDVITICGMGGPLIAQIIDEGQHKLSHYPDLVLQANIHALPIRQVLQKIGYQIYDEQLIKDKKHIYEIIVAKKGEMQLDETEMKFGPILLKSKTDLFKEKWQRELESLNKIIKQLENHNDHERYHEINQQILHIKGVLK encoded by the coding sequence ATGATTCAAATAAATAAACGTTTAACGAAGGTAAGTGAATATCTCAACCATAATAAATTAGCGGATATTGGATCTGATCATGCTTATTTACCTATATACGCAATTCAAAATGGTTTCATTAATAAAGCGATAGCTGGAGAAGTAGTAAAAGGTCCCTTTTTAGCTGCTCAACATAACACTAAAATATATGGCATGACTGATATTATAGAAGTTAAACTAGGTGACGGCCTAGAAGTTATAGATGACACGATTGATGTCATTACCATTTGTGGAATGGGGGGGCCATTAATAGCTCAAATTATTGATGAAGGACAGCACAAATTATCTCATTACCCAGATTTAGTTTTACAAGCAAATATTCATGCATTACCAATTAGACAAGTATTACAAAAAATTGGTTACCAAATATATGATGAACAATTAATAAAAGATAAAAAGCATATTTATGAAATCATTGTTGCTAAAAAAGGTGAAATGCAATTAGACGAAACAGAAATGAAATTCGGACCTATATTGCTAAAATCTAAAACTGATTTGTTTAAAGAGAAATGGCAAAGGGAATTAGAATCACTAAATAAGATTATTAAACAATTAGAGAATCATAATGATCATGAAAGATATCATGAAATTAATCAGCAAATACTTCATATCAAAGGGGTGCTTAAATGA
- a CDS encoding Nif3-like dinuclear metal center hexameric protein, whose amino-acid sequence MIIQELLNVINKHVPFSSSESWDNTGLLIGTEDSEVSGVLTTLDCTMEVVNEAIDNDMNTIIAHHPLIFKGVQNITDKSYGPIIRKLIQNDINLIALHTNLDVHPKGVSYMIGNQIGLKNMSVLDEQLETYYKVQIYVPDKDVEMMKAAFVKHHLTQIGEYSEVFFQSQGKGQFKPSENANPHIGKSNTIETVYETKLEFKVEEKDKLLAQQLIYENHPYEEPVFDFIEIKKNAGIGLGIIGELEQTQSIKEFVENYKEKLQIPAVRFIGNNKATINKIAIVGGAGIEYAQLAKSKRADLFITGDVKHHEALDAIADGINVLDVNHYSEYVMKEGLKSLLEEWTQQSIKVKVSTINTDPYEYM is encoded by the coding sequence ATGATTATTCAAGAATTATTAAATGTCATTAATAAACACGTTCCATTTTCAAGTAGTGAATCATGGGATAATACAGGGTTATTAATTGGAACAGAAGACAGTGAAGTGTCTGGCGTGTTAACAACTTTAGATTGCACTATGGAAGTTGTAAATGAAGCGATCGATAATGATATGAACACAATTATTGCGCATCATCCGCTTATCTTTAAAGGTGTTCAAAACATAACAGATAAAAGTTACGGTCCAATTATACGTAAGCTCATTCAAAATGATATCAATTTAATCGCGCTTCATACAAATTTAGATGTACATCCTAAAGGTGTAAGTTACATGATCGGCAATCAAATAGGTTTGAAAAATATGTCAGTTCTAGACGAACAACTTGAAACTTATTACAAAGTACAAATTTATGTGCCAGATAAAGATGTAGAAATGATGAAGGCTGCATTTGTTAAGCATCATTTAACACAAATAGGAGAGTACAGTGAAGTCTTTTTCCAATCACAAGGAAAAGGCCAATTTAAACCAAGTGAGAACGCAAATCCACATATAGGTAAATCTAATACAATAGAAACAGTATATGAAACAAAATTAGAGTTTAAGGTAGAAGAAAAAGATAAATTATTAGCACAACAACTTATTTATGAAAATCATCCATATGAAGAACCTGTATTTGATTTTATAGAAATTAAGAAAAATGCTGGAATAGGTTTAGGTATAATTGGAGAATTAGAACAAACGCAATCTATTAAGGAATTTGTGGAAAATTATAAAGAAAAACTACAAATACCGGCAGTAAGGTTTATAGGAAATAATAAGGCGACAATAAATAAAATTGCAATTGTAGGTGGTGCAGGTATTGAATACGCACAACTTGCTAAAAGTAAACGAGCAGATTTATTTATAACGGGTGATGTGAAACATCACGAAGCATTGGATGCTATAGCGGATGGTATTAATGTACTAGATGTTAATCATTATAGTGAATATGTGATGAAAGAAGGCTTGAAGTCTTTATTGGAAGAATGGACACAACAATCTATCAAAGTAAAAGTATCTACAATTAATACAGACCCATATGAATATATGTAA
- a CDS encoding 4-hydroxy-3-methylbut-2-enyl diphosphate reductase, whose product MEIIKITPRGYCYGVVDAMVIARNASLDKSLPRPIYILGMIVHNKHVTDAFESDGIITLDGPNRLKILEQIDEGTVIFTAHGVSPEVKKRAKEKGLVCIDATCPDVDNTHQLIREVKEKGYNVIYIGKKGHPEPEGAVGVAPDIVHLVQTLDDIEALPEHIKDKKLIVTNQTTMSQWDVKHLIDELKIKYPHIEVHEEICLATQVRQEAVANQAQQADLLIVVGDPKSNNSNRLAQVSKEIAHTNAYRISDLSELKLEWLQDVESVAVTAGASTPTLIVKEVIDYIKNYDPTNVPDSALTSNVPIEKILPKIKKPQPVKIMK is encoded by the coding sequence ATGGAAATTATAAAAATTACCCCAAGAGGTTATTGTTACGGTGTTGTTGATGCAATGGTAATTGCTAGAAATGCTTCATTAGACAAATCACTTCCTAGACCTATTTATATACTTGGCATGATTGTTCATAATAAACATGTAACGGATGCGTTTGAATCAGACGGAATCATTACTTTAGATGGCCCTAACAGATTAAAAATTTTAGAACAAATTGACGAAGGCACAGTAATTTTTACTGCACACGGTGTTTCACCTGAAGTCAAAAAACGTGCTAAAGAAAAAGGACTTGTTTGTATAGATGCTACATGTCCAGATGTAGACAATACACATCAACTAATACGAGAAGTTAAAGAGAAAGGTTACAATGTTATTTATATTGGTAAAAAAGGACATCCTGAACCAGAAGGCGCAGTTGGAGTAGCCCCTGATATTGTTCACCTCGTCCAAACATTAGATGACATTGAAGCACTACCAGAACATATTAAAGATAAAAAGCTCATCGTAACGAATCAAACGACGATGTCACAGTGGGATGTAAAACATTTAATAGACGAATTAAAAATTAAATATCCTCATATAGAAGTTCATGAAGAAATATGTTTAGCAACACAAGTAAGACAAGAAGCAGTCGCTAACCAAGCTCAGCAAGCAGACTTACTCATTGTTGTAGGTGATCCTAAAAGCAATAACTCTAATAGGCTAGCACAAGTTTCAAAAGAAATCGCCCATACGAATGCTTATAGAATTTCTGACTTGAGCGAACTAAAGCTAGAATGGTTGCAAGATGTTGAGAGCGTAGCTGTAACAGCTGGCGCATCAACGCCTACACTAATCGTTAAAGAAGTGATCGATTATATTAAGAACTATGATCCTACAAATGTACCAGATTCAGCTTTAACGAGTAATGTCCCTATTGAAAAGATATTACCTAAAATTAAAAAACCACAACCAGTAAAAATCATGAAATAA
- a CDS encoding DEAD/DEAH box helicase produces MSKHPFEHFQLGNELVEAVKDLNFNQPTEVQRRVIPKIIKGSNIIGQSQTGTGKSHAFLLPLFDKINVDIKEPQIIILAPTRELAKQLYDAASHLAQFKKGVKVSLYIGGTDKSRDIDKSKNTPQVVVGTPNRIDDMAVERALDLHLAKYVVIDEADLMIDLGFMPKVDSVASRLDGNAQISVFSATIPKALHPFLNKYLSNPEFVEIEIATSNKDNIDFYLIPTKGEEKEAKILKVMKVINPYLAIIFANSRDRADELVAHLSKEGYKVGVIHGGLTPRERTQQMKRVKQLDFEFVVASDLASRGIDIEGVSHVINYDLPKEIDFFTHRVGRTGRGDYKGVAISLYTPDEDDLITQIEKNNYKFNHVDIKNGEFVEIKDRQNRTRRVKKEDNIEQTLKQKLKRNNKNKVKPGYKKKFKRELEDMKFKEKKAHSKRTKKQGRKG; encoded by the coding sequence ATGTCTAAGCATCCGTTTGAACATTTTCAATTAGGAAATGAATTAGTAGAGGCGGTTAAAGATTTAAATTTTAATCAGCCAACAGAAGTACAACGACGTGTAATACCGAAGATTATAAAAGGGTCCAATATAATCGGACAATCTCAGACTGGTACTGGTAAGTCACATGCATTTTTATTACCATTATTCGATAAAATAAATGTTGATATAAAAGAACCACAAATCATTATTTTAGCGCCTACGAGAGAGTTAGCTAAACAATTATATGATGCCGCATCACATTTAGCACAGTTTAAAAAAGGTGTTAAAGTCAGTTTATATATTGGTGGTACAGATAAATCAAGAGATATTGATAAATCTAAAAACACACCGCAAGTAGTTGTGGGTACACCGAATAGAATTGATGACATGGCTGTAGAAAGAGCATTAGACTTACATTTAGCTAAGTATGTTGTCATTGATGAAGCAGATTTAATGATCGATTTAGGATTCATGCCTAAAGTTGATAGTGTTGCGAGTAGATTAGATGGAAATGCACAAATCTCTGTATTTAGTGCAACGATTCCTAAAGCTTTACATCCGTTCTTAAATAAATATTTAAGTAATCCGGAATTTGTTGAAATTGAAATAGCAACTTCTAACAAAGATAATATTGATTTCTACTTAATACCTACTAAAGGTGAAGAGAAAGAAGCAAAAATCTTAAAAGTTATGAAAGTGATTAATCCTTATTTAGCAATTATATTCGCTAACAGCCGTGATAGAGCTGATGAGTTAGTAGCTCATTTATCAAAAGAAGGATATAAAGTTGGCGTTATCCATGGAGGATTAACACCGAGAGAAAGAACGCAACAAATGAAGCGTGTTAAACAATTAGACTTTGAATTTGTTGTGGCAAGTGATTTAGCATCACGCGGTATTGATATTGAAGGTGTTAGTCATGTGATTAACTATGACTTGCCTAAAGAAATTGATTTCTTTACGCATAGAGTTGGTAGAACAGGTCGTGGTGATTATAAAGGCGTAGCGATTAGTTTATATACACCAGACGAAGATGATCTAATCACACAAATTGAGAAAAATAATTACAAATTTAATCATGTTGATATTAAAAATGGTGAATTCGTAGAAATTAAAGATCGTCAAAATAGAACAAGACGTGTTAAAAAAGAAGACAACATCGAGCAGACACTTAAGCAAAAACTTAAACGAAACAATAAAAATAAAGTTAAACCTGGTTACAAGAAGAAATTTAAACGCGAATTAGAAGATATGAAATTTAAAGAAAAGAAAGCACATTCTAAGAGGACTAAAAAACAAGGCAGAAAAGGATAG